From the Dryobates pubescens isolate bDryPub1 chromosome 29, bDryPub1.pri, whole genome shotgun sequence genome, one window contains:
- the TMEM203 gene encoding transmembrane protein 203 translates to MLFSLRELVQWLGFATFEIFLHGLALLVFSVLLVLKVDGEASALSWWVVFVPFFAADGLSTYFTTIVSVRLFQDGEKRLAVLRLFWILTILSLKFVFEMLLCQKLVEHTRELWYGLIMSPVFILLQLLMIRACRVN, encoded by the coding sequence ATGTTGTTCTCCCTGCGGGAGCTGGTGCAGTGGTTGGGCTTTGCCACCTTCGAGATCTTCCTGCACGGCCTGGCGCTGCTGGTCTTCTCGGTGCTGTTGGTGTTGAAGGTGGACGGCGAGGCCTCGGCGCTCTCCTGGTGGGTTGTTTTCGTGCCCTTCTTCGCTGCCGACGGGCTCAGCACCTATTTCACCACCATCGTCTCGGTGCGGCTCTTCCAGGACGGTGAGAAGCGGCTGGCGGTGCTGCGGCTCTTCTGGATCCTCACCATCCTCAGCCTCAAGTTCGTCTTTGAGATGTTGCTGTGCCAGAAGCTGGTGGAGCACACCCGGGAGCTCTGGTATGGGCTCATCATGTCGCCTGTCTTcatccttctccagctgctaATGATCCGAGCCTGCAGGGTGAACTGA